TAAGGAGTTGTTCTTGAAATTGCTCCTCATGAATTAATCTGGCATCCTCAGGTATTAAGGGTGCTGAGACTCCGTACTGAAGCTTGGTAGGGGCGATCTCTCTGCGGATTAAATCCCAGAGTCCTGCTTGTAAGAACGCTCGATGTATCGTGGCTCCGCCCTCAACCAAAAGGGTGTGAATACCATCACGGTATAGACCTTGAATGAGACTAATCAAGTCTGTATTACTCTTCATGATAATCCAATTGGGGTTCTCTAAGTATAGGCTGGGTATGGGCGTATTGACACCACTAAGAATGATAGGATGTGGGGATGGTAATCCAGGCCATAGTCTGTTGTTAAGAGAGGGTTGGTCCAAAAGGGCTGTGCGGCTGCCTATGAGGATGGCTGAGCAGTCTCCACGCAATCGATGGGTCAGGAGTTGAGAAAAAGGTGATGATAGTCGTGCGGGCGATTCAGACCGGCTAGTCCTATTATGGTCTATAAACCCATCTATGCTCTCGGCCCATTTAAGTATAATGTAGGGACGATGCTCTAGCTGGTTAGTCATAAAGACTTTAGCCACGTTACGGCATTCTTCCTCGAGCATACCGACTTCTACCTCTATACCAGCCTCACGGAGTATCTGGCAACCTTTCCCAGCCACCTTAGGGAATGGGTCGAGTGTTCCGATGACTACTTTAGAGAGCTTAAGTTTGGCTAACATCATGGCACATGAAGGAGTCAGCCCTTGATGAGCACAGGGCTCTAGAGTCACATACATGGTGCTGTGAGGGATCAGCTTTTTATCTTCAGGTCGAACACTATTGATGCAATGGACCTCTGCGTGAGCTTCTCCTCTTACTTGGTGATACCCCTCTCCGATGATTCGACGGTTGTGCACTAAGACCGCTCCTACCTTAGGATTACCCCGTGTAAGTGAGTGGTGTGCCAGGCTTGCGAGGTATATTGCTCGCTTCATGTATATATTATCCTCCATAATTTCTGTTATCTTTGTAGAGTATGAGCGAATTTCAAGTATATAAACAATCTATTTCTGAACGGCTTGCATCCTACTATACAGATGTTGAAGCTGAGCAGATGGCACGGCTCTTACTCCAAGAAGCGTATGGCATTCCGTATCCTCGATTGGTCTTCTCTGACTGCAAAGTTAGTGAAAAGTATGCAATCGTAGAGGCATGGGTGAAGCGACTGGAGGCACTAGAGCCACTTCAGTATGTGGTAGGACATACTTATTTTCATGGGATGGAGCTGTTGGTAAGAAAGGGCGTACTTATCCCCAGAGGGGAGACAGAGCAACTCTGTCAGATACTTAGGGATCGCGGGTATGTGAGTGAAGATGCCATAACCGCTGATTTATGCACAGGTAGTGCAGCGATAGCTCTATATTTAGCGACTCATGGATGTGTGGTGGAAGCGGTAGATATAAGTCCATTAGCCTTAGAGGTCGCAGGGGAGAATATTGAGAGGTTGGGCATGAAGCGTTTGGTAAATCTTAGAGCTGGTGATTTACTTTCGGAGCAATTTGAGCCTTTCTATCCTGCATATGATTTGGTTGTTAGTAATCCTCCTTATGTATTAGATAGTGAGCGAAGTGAGATAAAGCCTCATGTGCTTCAGATGGAGCCCGAGTTAGCTCTTTTTGTTCCTGATGACGATGGACTAAGATTCTATAGGGCCATCTTGGGACTCTATGGAAGTCGTTTGAAGGTTGGAGGTGTATTTGCGTTTGAGATTAATCCGCTGGTGGTTGATGAGCTTATAGAGTTATATTCAAGTGCTGGATACGATGTGAGTATCTCAGAGGATTATCTTGGACGAAAAAGATTTTTATTTGCTAAGAAAGTACGTAATGACTAAGGATGAGTTGGATAAGCTCTTGGTAAGGGCTAGTAACTATACTGCTAGATATGAGAAGTCCTCCAAGGAAGTTTCTGAAAAGCTTTATAAGTGGAGTGAAGGAGCTATCTCTCAGGATGAGCAGGAGTGGGTTATTGAGGAATTAAAAAAAGATAAATTTATTGATGAAGTTCGTTTTACCGAGCGGTTCATTAGAGATAAAATGGTTTCATATCGTAAAGGGCCTATTATGATTAGGCGAGAGCTCTTCATGAAGGGAATCCCTCAAAATCTAATTGAGGATGAGCTTTCAAAAATCGATGATGAAGAATGGGTGAATAACTTGAGGGACTATCTTATGGCTAGATTTGACAAACAGAGAAAAAAGGCGAAGAATAAGTACGACCTTAAAATGCGTTTGGGACAACTCGCTTATACTAGAGGATACCTAAGGGAGCATTCTGACCCTGTGATAGAGGAGATGATAAAGGATGTCGAGGGGCTGAATGACGATGAGTATTGGTATGATTAATGATCTTATTTCATTCTTTTTCCCGTCCTATTGCATCCATTGTGCTGAACGGCTACCTGCTGATCGAAAGCTTATATGCGAAGAATGCTTTGACCTTCTACCTAAGTATCGTGGACATGAGGCTTATTATGCTCCAGAGGAGCGAATTAATGGACTGATACCTTTTACCGAGTTACAATCTGACTTGATCTTTACAAGAACCAATACCACTAGGAAGATTATCCATAAGATAAAGTATCACAATACCCCAGATGTGGCATATCACTTATCTAGGTCATTTGCCCTTGAACATAAGAGATCTGGCCACTTTTCAGATGTTTCAGCGATCGTTCCAGTACCATTAGCACCCTATCGGATGAAAAAAAGAGGGTACAATCAATCTGAATTTATAGCGAAGGGATTAGCTGAGGTCTATGGACTTCCTATAGAAAAAGATTTCCTTAAGCGGGAGAATTCGAAGACTGGAACCCAAACTTCACGCGGAAAAGAGGAGCGATGGCGTGAGATATATGGTGCCTTTTATGTTTCTGAGGATCAAGATCTGAAGGGTAGGAGGATTTTAGTCGTTGATGATGTCTTGACAACTGGTGCTACTATAGTAAATGCTGGTAGAGCTTTATTAGGAGCTGGAGCTGAGGCTGTCTCCTTTTATACACTTGCATTAGATATTCTGCTCTAGTTTCTTAAGTACTCTCCGGTATCGATAGATGAGTAACGCTGCAAGTACGGAAAAGCCAACTGGGAAAGCACACCAAATACCTAAGACACCCCAATCAAAAACAAATCCAAATAGATAGGCGACTGAGATGGTAAGGACTATATAGCAAAAAGCAGCGGCCCATGCAGTGAACTTGACGTCTTGTAAACCTCGAAGTACATTAGAAAATAATATCTGCATCATATCGAAAAGTTGGTATGTTACCAATGGGAAAATGAGAATTGAAACAATCTCGATGACCGACTTATCTGTTGTGAAGATTTTACCAACCTCTTCTCTGAAAATAAGAAGTGTGATGACGAGTAAAATCACCATTATGAGCTGTAATATGAAGCCTGACCGGACAATCTTGCGGATTTCATCAGTTCGACGGGACTCAAAGAAGTAACCAACACGAATCATAACAGCAGCAGACATTCCATAAAACATCATGAAGCCAAGGGTGCCAGCTGTATTTACTATTTGGTGGGCAGCTAGCTCAGTACTGCCAATCCACCCGACTAGTATCACAGCAATACTAAAGGATCCAGCCTCGAATCCCATTTGGATAGCCGAGGGCGTACCTATTTGGGTTATTTTCTTCATCAGACTTCTGCTAACCTCACTTAATATAGCAGAATTATGCTCAAAAATTTTATCGAATCTTTGTGTGAAATGAACTTGCTGAATAACGATTATGAGAGTAAGTATCCTAGAGATTAGTGTGGCTATTCCCG
This genomic window from Porphyromonadaceae bacterium W3.11 contains:
- the ribD gene encoding bifunctional diaminohydroxyphosphoribosylaminopyrimidine deaminase/5-amino-6-(5-phosphoribosylamino)uracil reductase RibD, giving the protein MEDNIYMKRAIYLASLAHHSLTRGNPKVGAVLVHNRRIIGEGYHQVRGEAHAEVHCINSVRPEDKKLIPHSTMYVTLEPCAHQGLTPSCAMMLAKLKLSKVVIGTLDPFPKVAGKGCQILREAGIEVEVGMLEEECRNVAKVFMTNQLEHRPYIILKWAESIDGFIDHNRTSRSESPARLSSPFSQLLTHRLRGDCSAILIGSRTALLDQPSLNNRLWPGLPSPHPIILSGVNTPIPSLYLENPNWIIMKSNTDLISLIQGLYRDGIHTLLVEGGATIHRAFLQAGLWDLIRREIAPTKLQYGVSAPLIPEDARLIHEEQFQEQLLKYYQH
- a CDS encoding HemK/PrmC family methyltransferase, which codes for MSEFQVYKQSISERLASYYTDVEAEQMARLLLQEAYGIPYPRLVFSDCKVSEKYAIVEAWVKRLEALEPLQYVVGHTYFHGMELLVRKGVLIPRGETEQLCQILRDRGYVSEDAITADLCTGSAAIALYLATHGCVVEAVDISPLALEVAGENIERLGMKRLVNLRAGDLLSEQFEPFYPAYDLVVSNPPYVLDSERSEIKPHVLQMEPELALFVPDDDGLRFYRAILGLYGSRLKVGGVFAFEINPLVVDELIELYSSAGYDVSISEDYLGRKRFLFAKKVRND
- a CDS encoding regulatory protein RecX; this translates as MTKDELDKLLVRASNYTARYEKSSKEVSEKLYKWSEGAISQDEQEWVIEELKKDKFIDEVRFTERFIRDKMVSYRKGPIMIRRELFMKGIPQNLIEDELSKIDDEEWVNNLRDYLMARFDKQRKKAKNKYDLKMRLGQLAYTRGYLREHSDPVIEEMIKDVEGLNDDEYWYD
- a CDS encoding phosphoribosyltransferase family protein, which encodes MSIGMINDLISFFFPSYCIHCAERLPADRKLICEECFDLLPKYRGHEAYYAPEERINGLIPFTELQSDLIFTRTNTTRKIIHKIKYHNTPDVAYHLSRSFALEHKRSGHFSDVSAIVPVPLAPYRMKKRGYNQSEFIAKGLAEVYGLPIEKDFLKRENSKTGTQTSRGKEERWREIYGAFYVSEDQDLKGRRILVVDDVLTTGATIVNAGRALLGAGAEAVSFYTLALDILL
- a CDS encoding MATE family efflux transporter, whose amino-acid sequence is MTLRINEHTRAILKLGIPIMIGQLGVILVGFIDNIMIGHYGTHELAAASFVNGFINIAFVIAMGYTYGLTPLVAASYAKGDGRLKTLLKSGTLANTLFGLLLTGVMTFFLIKIQWFRQPLELLPYIKPYYILQLISIVPIILFSGYKQFVDGVGQTKVSMSAIIISNAVNILLNYLLIFGKLGFPELGLIGAGIATLISRILTLIIVIQQVHFTQRFDKIFEHNSAILSEVSRSLMKKITQIGTPSAIQMGFEAGSFSIAVILVGWIGSTELAAHQIVNTAGTLGFMMFYGMSAAVMIRVGYFFESRRTDEIRKIVRSGFILQLIMVILLVITLLIFREEVGKIFTTDKSVIEIVSILIFPLVTYQLFDMMQILFSNVLRGLQDVKFTAWAAAFCYIVLTISVAYLFGFVFDWGVLGIWCAFPVGFSVLAALLIYRYRRVLKKLEQNI